One Brassica napus cultivar Da-Ae chromosome A1, Da-Ae, whole genome shotgun sequence genomic region harbors:
- the LOC106348593 gene encoding DNA-(apurinic or apyrimidinic site) endonuclease 2-like isoform X2: MDRCEAGPDFEKNEFRKWFRSLLVERGGSFSDVFRFKHPERKDAFTCWSSSSGAEQFNYGSRIDHILVAGPCLHEEGDGQQGHSFLACHVKECDILTEYKRFKNETMPTRWKGGLGVKLKGSDHVPVFTSFDDLPDVPEHSTPPLASRYLPMIFGFQQTLASVLMKRQANEQAKSIEVSCSSLSQSSTTPSCGEISTGPLRNCSSTDISPEESCSLENESSKRVNTTSEDGNKKKVRRIQSSQQLSLKSFFTSKSASCVSSSQSSSQVESNTEPTDSSKEDDELTTTSSQEQDQSGSPAKQKNDAALMEWQRIQNLLQNSIPLCKGHKEACVARVVKKPGPTFGRRFYVCSRAEGPSSNPEANCGYFKWASSKFRDK; the protein is encoded by the exons ATGGATCGGTGTGAAGCTGGCCCTGATTTCGAGAAAAACGA ATTCAGAAAGTGGTTTAGATCCCTGTTAGTTGAACGTGGAGGCTCCTTCTCTGACGTTTTCAGATTTAAACATCCTGAAAG GAAAGATGCATTCACATGTTGGTCTTCAAGTAGTGGAGCAGAACAATTTAACTACGGTTCAAGAATTGATCATATCTTAGTTGCTGGACCATGCTTGCATGAAGAAGGCGATGGTCAACAAGGGCATAGTTTTTTAGCTTGCCATGTTAAGGAATGTGACATATTAACAGAGTATAAGCGGTTTAAGAATGAAACTATGCCAACAAG GTGGAAAGGTGGATTGGGTGTGAAACTAAAGGGATCAGACCATGTACCTGTCTTCACAAGTTTTGATGATTTGCCTGACGTCCCAGAACACAGCACACCTCCTTTAGCTTCAAGATATCTTCCCATGATTTTCGGTTTCCAGCAAACTCTTG CGTCAGTGTTAATGAAAAGACAAGCTAATGAGCAAGCCAAGTCCATTGAGGTTTCATGTTCATCATTGAGTCAAAGTAGCACTACACCAAGTTGTGGAGAGATCTCAACAGGACCACTCAGAAACTGCAGTTCGACAGATATTTCACCTGAGGAATCTTGTTCTTTAGAAAATGAATCCAGTAAGAGAGTAAACACAACATCTGAAGAtggaaacaagaagaaagtGAGGAGGATCCAATCATCTCAGCAGCTTTCTCTCAAGTCTTTTTTCACTTCAAAATCTGCTTCATGTGTTTCCTCAAGTCAGAGCTCCTCCCAAGTCGAGAGCAATACAGAACCGACTGACTCCAGCAAAGAAGACGATGAACTTACTACTACTTCATCACAGGAACAAGATCAAAGCGGTTCTCCTGCTAAGCAGAAAAACGATGCAGCATTAATGGAGTGGCAGAGAATACAGAACCTACTGCAAAACAGCATCCCTCTCTGCAAAGGACACAAAGAAGCTTGTGTAGCTCGAGTTGTAAAGAAACCAGGTCCAACATTTGGACGCAGATTCTACGTCTGCTCTCGAGCTgag GGGCCTTCCTCTAATCCAGAAGCAAACTGTGGTTATTTCAAATGGGCTTCATCCAAATTCCGAGACAAGTAG
- the LOC106348729 gene encoding transcription factor bHLH11 isoform X1: protein MEQLKKLKTSSDESSTASSSWGHNISFKREKMVEVKEEPVSSRKIQKAEREKIRRDKLKDQFLELGDALDLNRPKSDKTSIIIDTIQILKDLMTQVDRLKAEYVALSQESRELIQEKRELREENSSLKSDMEILSAQCQHIVIMVPWIPHYTYPLPVVAITQGPVSTLPFPLNGTRTPLPVSNPCTTFMPYLADSLSPKTEINDDVGLELELKIHASSSVQHDASGKEKKGNSTTTASS from the exons ATGGAGCAATTGAAGAAGCTGAAGACTTCCTCTGATGAATCATcaactgcttcttcttcttggggACATAACATCAG TTTCAAGCGTGAGAAAATGGTGGAAGTGAAGGAGGAACCAGTTTCTTCACGGAAAATTCAAAAGGCAGAAAGAGAGAAGATACGTAGAGATAAGCTCAAGGACCAGTTTCTTGAGCTCGGAGATGCACTTG ATCTCAATAGGCCTAAGAGCGACAAAACTTCGATTATCATTGACACAATACAAATCCTGAAAGATCTAATGACTCAAGTAGATAGACTCAAGGCTGAGTATGTCGCACTCTCTCAAGAGTCTCGTGAG CTAAtacaagagaagagagagctGAGAGAGGAAAATTCATCTCTTAAATCCGATATGGAGATTCTTAGTGCTCAATGTCAGCATATAGTCATCATGGTCCCATGGATTCCACACTACACTTATCCTCTCCCTGTAGTAGCAATAACTCAGGGTCCAGTTTCCACTCTGCCTTTTCCACTCAATGGCACTCGAACTCCTTTACCTGTATCTAACCCCTGCACCACCTTTATGCCATATTTAGCAGACTCACTTAGTCCTAAAACGGAAATAAATGATGATGTTGGTTTGGAGCTTGAGCTTAAAATCCATGCTTCTTCTTCAGTTCAACAT GATGCTTCCggaaaagagaagaaaggaaaCTCTACAACCACTGCAAGCTCATAG
- the LOC106348729 gene encoding transcription factor bHLH11 isoform X2 has protein sequence MEQLKKLKTSSDESSTASSSWGHNISFKREKMVEVKEEPVSSRKIQKAEREKIRRDKLKDQFLELGDALDLNRPKSDKTSIIIDTIQILKDLMTQVDRLKAEYVALSQESRELIQEKRELREENSSLKSDMEILSAQCQHIVIMVPWIPHYTYPLPVVAITQDSLSPKTEINDDVGLELELKIHASSSVQHDASGKEKKGNSTTTASS, from the exons ATGGAGCAATTGAAGAAGCTGAAGACTTCCTCTGATGAATCATcaactgcttcttcttcttggggACATAACATCAG TTTCAAGCGTGAGAAAATGGTGGAAGTGAAGGAGGAACCAGTTTCTTCACGGAAAATTCAAAAGGCAGAAAGAGAGAAGATACGTAGAGATAAGCTCAAGGACCAGTTTCTTGAGCTCGGAGATGCACTTG ATCTCAATAGGCCTAAGAGCGACAAAACTTCGATTATCATTGACACAATACAAATCCTGAAAGATCTAATGACTCAAGTAGATAGACTCAAGGCTGAGTATGTCGCACTCTCTCAAGAGTCTCGTGAG CTAAtacaagagaagagagagctGAGAGAGGAAAATTCATCTCTTAAATCCGATATGGAGATTCTTAGTGCTCAATGTCAGCATATAGTCATCATGGTCCCATGGATTCCACACTACACTTATCCTCTCCCTGTAGTAGCAATAACTCAGG ACTCACTTAGTCCTAAAACGGAAATAAATGATGATGTTGGTTTGGAGCTTGAGCTTAAAATCCATGCTTCTTCTTCAGTTCAACAT GATGCTTCCggaaaagagaagaaaggaaaCTCTACAACCACTGCAAGCTCATAG
- the LOC106348415 gene encoding cold shock domain-containing protein 3-like, translating into MALENQSAARFTGKVNWFNDSKGFGFITPDDGTTEELFVHQSSIVSEGYRSLAIDDLVEFEIAQGTDGKTKAVEVTAPGGAPLKKKEASSRGRSGRGGGCYNCGEAGHLAKDCRDGGERGACYTCGDTGHLARDCVQKPSGERGGGRGGGCYECGDIGHLARDCVKKSGGERVSGGVCYTCGGSGHMARECPSKRQSGGSGCYECGGAGHLARDCDKRGGGGRSSGGCYECGGAGHMARDCEKRGSGGGGGRSSGGGGGGKCYKCGEGGHFARECSVA; encoded by the coding sequence ATGGCGCTAGAGAATCAATCGGCGGCGAGATTCACCGGAAAGGTGAATTGGTTCAACGACTCAAAGGGATTCGGTTTCATCACCCCCGACGACGGCACCACCGAGGAGCTTTTCGTCCACCAATCCTCCATCGTCTCCGAAGGCTACCGGAGCCTCGCCATCGACGATCTCGTCGAGTTCGAGATCGCTCAGGGAACCGACGGGAAGACCAAGGCCGTCGAGGTCACCGCTCCCGGCGGCGCTCCTTTGAAAAAGAAGGAGGCTAGCTCCCGCGGGAGAAGCGGCCGCGGCGGGGGTTGTTACAACTGCGGCGAGGCGGGGCATCTCGCGAAGGATTGCCGCGACGGCGGGGAGAGAGGAGCGTGTTACACGTGTGGTGATACTGGTCACTTGGCTAGGGATTGTGTTCAGAAACCTAGCGGTGAACGTGGAGGAGGACGTGGTGGTGGTTGTTACGAGTGTGGTGACATTGGTCACTTGGCTAGGGATTGTGTTAAGAAGTCTGGTGGTGAGCGTGTGAGCGGAGGAGTTTGCTATACGTGTGGTGGATCTGGTCACATGGCTAGGGAATGTCCGAGTAAGAGACAGTCTGGTGGTAGTGGTTGTTACGAGTGTGGTGGTGCTGGTCACTTGGCTAGGGATTGTGACAAGAGAGGTGGAGGAGGGAGAAGCTCTGGTGGTTGTTATGAATGTGGTGGTGCTGGTCATATGGCTCGTGATTGTGAGAAGAGAGgaagtggtggtggaggagggaGAAGCTctggtggtggaggtggtggcAAGTGCTACAAGTGTGGTGAAGGAGGTCACTTTGCAAGGGAGTGTTCTGTTGCTTGA
- the LOC106348593 gene encoding DNA-(apurinic or apyrimidinic site) endonuclease 2-like isoform X1 has product MKIVTYNVNGLRQRVSQFDSLLKLLDSFDADIICFQETKLRRQELTSDLTIAEGYESFFSCTRTCEKGRTGYSGVATFCRVKSASLSCEVALPVAAEEGFTGLVNSGLRGGRSGSSVVAEGLEECEKDKLLRVDQEGRCVITDHGHFVVFNVYGPRAVADDAERVEFKHRFYDVLERRWECLLRQGRRVFVVGDLNIAPFAMDRCEAGPDFEKNEFRKWFRSLLVERGGSFSDVFRFKHPERKDAFTCWSSSSGAEQFNYGSRIDHILVAGPCLHEEGDGQQGHSFLACHVKECDILTEYKRFKNETMPTRWKGGLGVKLKGSDHVPVFTSFDDLPDVPEHSTPPLASRYLPMIFGFQQTLASVLMKRQANEQAKSIEVSCSSLSQSSTTPSCGEISTGPLRNCSSTDISPEESCSLENESSKRVNTTSEDGNKKKVRRIQSSQQLSLKSFFTSKSASCVSSSQSSSQVESNTEPTDSSKEDDELTTTSSQEQDQSGSPAKQKNDAALMEWQRIQNLLQNSIPLCKGHKEACVARVVKKPGPTFGRRFYVCSRAEGPSSNPEANCGYFKWASSKFRDK; this is encoded by the exons ATGAAGATAGTGACTTACAACGTCAATGGCCTTAGGCAACGTGTTTCCCAGTTCGATTCCCTCCTCAAACTCCTCGATTCCTTCGACGCAGACATCATCTGCTTCCAG GAAACGAAGCTCAGGAGGCAAGAACTAACATCAGATTTGACGATAGCCGAAGGTTACGAATCGTTCTTCTCGTGCACTCGCACGTGCGAGAAAGGTCGTACCGGTTACTCCG GTGTAGCGACGTTCTGTAGGGTAAAGTCAGCGTCTTTAAGCTGTGAAGTTGCTTTGCCTGTTGCTGCTGAAGAAGGCTTCACTGGTCTTGTTAACAGTGGCTTACGAGGTGGGAGGAGTGGTAGTTCTGTTGTAGCTGAAGGTCTTGAGGAGTGTGAGAAAGATAAGCTTCTTAGGGTTGATCAAGAGGGGCGTTGTGTTATAACTGATCACGGACATTTTG ttgtttttaatgtttatggACCGAGAGCTGTAGCTGATGATGCTGAGAGGGTTGAGTTTAAGCATCGGTTTTATGATGTTTTAGAG AGAAGGTGGGAGTGTCTTCTGCGTCAAGGAAGAAGGGTATTTGTTGTTGGGGATCTCAACATTGCTCCTTTTGCTATGGATCGGTGTGAAGCTGGCCCTGATTTCGAGAAAAACGA ATTCAGAAAGTGGTTTAGATCCCTGTTAGTTGAACGTGGAGGCTCCTTCTCTGACGTTTTCAGATTTAAACATCCTGAAAG GAAAGATGCATTCACATGTTGGTCTTCAAGTAGTGGAGCAGAACAATTTAACTACGGTTCAAGAATTGATCATATCTTAGTTGCTGGACCATGCTTGCATGAAGAAGGCGATGGTCAACAAGGGCATAGTTTTTTAGCTTGCCATGTTAAGGAATGTGACATATTAACAGAGTATAAGCGGTTTAAGAATGAAACTATGCCAACAAG GTGGAAAGGTGGATTGGGTGTGAAACTAAAGGGATCAGACCATGTACCTGTCTTCACAAGTTTTGATGATTTGCCTGACGTCCCAGAACACAGCACACCTCCTTTAGCTTCAAGATATCTTCCCATGATTTTCGGTTTCCAGCAAACTCTTG CGTCAGTGTTAATGAAAAGACAAGCTAATGAGCAAGCCAAGTCCATTGAGGTTTCATGTTCATCATTGAGTCAAAGTAGCACTACACCAAGTTGTGGAGAGATCTCAACAGGACCACTCAGAAACTGCAGTTCGACAGATATTTCACCTGAGGAATCTTGTTCTTTAGAAAATGAATCCAGTAAGAGAGTAAACACAACATCTGAAGAtggaaacaagaagaaagtGAGGAGGATCCAATCATCTCAGCAGCTTTCTCTCAAGTCTTTTTTCACTTCAAAATCTGCTTCATGTGTTTCCTCAAGTCAGAGCTCCTCCCAAGTCGAGAGCAATACAGAACCGACTGACTCCAGCAAAGAAGACGATGAACTTACTACTACTTCATCACAGGAACAAGATCAAAGCGGTTCTCCTGCTAAGCAGAAAAACGATGCAGCATTAATGGAGTGGCAGAGAATACAGAACCTACTGCAAAACAGCATCCCTCTCTGCAAAGGACACAAAGAAGCTTGTGTAGCTCGAGTTGTAAAGAAACCAGGTCCAACATTTGGACGCAGATTCTACGTCTGCTCTCGAGCTgag GGGCCTTCCTCTAATCCAGAAGCAAACTGTGGTTATTTCAAATGGGCTTCATCCAAATTCCGAGACAAGTAG